From Mesomycoplasma dispar, a single genomic window includes:
- the asnS gene encoding asparagine--tRNA ligase: MSATINEIFLHPELFDQRKVTVQGWITNIRGNLKIMFIELNDGSSFKNLQCVLKSDFIEFEKTENLAIGMAIEISGIFWSTPDRQQSGEVLVDNLEVKGHNYSNNFPIQNQEISLEVLRQIPHFRHRTRLFRVIMKLRSALFFEIHKFLRRQGFVNFSAPILTSNDGEGAGEVFVVNDESKDFFNKKTTLGVTGQLHAEAYALGFKKVYTFAPTFRAEKSNTRKHAAEFWMVEPEVAFFNLQQIIELAVKLLQKVIKTVVIRNKDEFAFLEKVGDKNLRRRLIQFCDSQVSQITYERAIEILLENQDKFEEKDLFFGADLKTEHERFLADEIFRSPVVITNYPKSLKAFYMHQNDDGQTVAAFDLLVPGIGELIGGSQREVRYEKLLERMTELKMDIDEFQWYLDLRKFGNPGSSGFGLGFERLLMYITGVENIRDVIPFPRTNKNILM; this comes from the coding sequence ATGTCGGCAACAATCAATGAAATTTTTCTTCATCCTGAATTATTTGATCAAAGAAAAGTTACGGTTCAAGGTTGAATTACAAACATCCGCGGAAATTTAAAAATTATGTTTATCGAACTAAACGACGGTTCATCGTTTAAAAATTTACAATGCGTTCTCAAAAGTGATTTTATTGAATTTGAAAAAACAGAAAATTTAGCAATCGGTATGGCGATTGAAATATCAGGAATTTTTTGAAGCACACCAGATCGTCAACAATCTGGTGAGGTTTTAGTTGATAATCTTGAGGTTAAAGGACATAATTATAGTAACAATTTCCCAATTCAAAACCAGGAAATTTCACTTGAGGTATTACGGCAAATCCCTCACTTTCGTCACCGAACCCGCTTATTTCGCGTGATAATGAAGTTAAGATCAGCGCTTTTTTTTGAAATTCACAAATTTTTACGTCGACAAGGATTTGTCAATTTTTCTGCTCCAATTTTAACATCAAATGATGGCGAAGGTGCTGGCGAAGTTTTTGTAGTTAATGACGAAAGTAAAGACTTTTTTAACAAAAAAACAACTTTAGGCGTTACTGGTCAACTTCATGCGGAAGCTTATGCACTAGGTTTTAAAAAAGTTTATACTTTTGCTCCAACATTTCGTGCTGAAAAATCAAATACACGAAAACATGCTGCTGAATTTTGAATGGTCGAACCTGAAGTTGCTTTTTTTAACTTACAACAAATTATCGAATTAGCGGTAAAATTGCTTCAAAAAGTTATAAAAACCGTTGTAATTCGAAACAAAGATGAGTTTGCTTTTTTAGAAAAAGTTGGTGATAAAAATCTTCGTCGCCGACTAATTCAATTTTGTGATTCGCAAGTTAGTCAAATTACTTACGAAAGAGCGATTGAAATTCTTTTGGAAAATCAAGACAAATTTGAAGAAAAAGACTTATTTTTTGGTGCTGATTTAAAAACAGAGCACGAACGCTTTTTAGCCGATGAAATTTTCCGTTCACCCGTTGTAATTACAAATTATCCAAAAAGTTTAAAAGCATTTTATATGCACCAAAACGATGACGGTCAAACAGTTGCCGCTTTTGATCTTCTAGTTCCTGGAATTGGCGAGTTAATCGGTGGATCGCAACGTGAAGTTCGCTATGAAAAATTATTAGAGCGAATGACTGAATTAAAAATGGATATCGATGAATTTCAGTGGTATTTGGATTTAAGAAAATTCGGAAATCCAGGATCTAGTGGTTTCGGACTCGGTTTTGAACGACTTTTAATGTATATTACTGGAGTTGAAAATATCCGTGATGTAATTCCTTTTCCGCGAACAAATAAAAATATTTTAATGTAG